The Syntrophorhabdaceae bacterium genomic interval ATGGGTGAAGTCAAACCTCAGCCTGTCTTGTTCTACCATGGAACCCGATTGTTTTACATGGTCCCCAAGGACCTTCCGTAAGGCATAGTGGAGCAGGTGCGTCGCGGTGTGGTTCCGGGAAACACCCCTTCTCTTCTCCAGATCAACGATGAGTTCCGCATGATCTTCCTTGTTAATAACACCTTTTTCCACCTTCACCCTGTGGGAGAAAAGGTTGTCCTTAATCTTTGTAACTTCCAGGATCCTCGCTCTCCCTTCGGTATGATCCGCGCGGGTGACACGGACAAAACCTCCATCGCCAATCTGGCCGCCGCTCTCGGCATAAAAGGGCGTCCTGGCAAAAAAGAGCTCCCCTTCATCTCCTTCCCGTATCTCATTCACCAGATCGGTCCCAACCAGTATACGCTCAACGGTCCCGCTGTCTTTCAGGGTTCTGTATCCCGTAAACGTGCTCGATATACCTTCCCTTAAGACTGCCAGGTGACCGTCATCCCATTCTTCCCCTTTGATCTTCGAAGCCGTCCTCGACCGCTCCTTCTGGTCTTTCGACGCGCTCTCAAAACCTTCCATATCGACGAACAAACCATCTTCTTCGGCTATCTCTATGGTTATATCTAAGGGAAATCCATGGGTATCGTAGAGCTTATAGACAAGATCACCGGGGATCGTCCTGATGCCTTTTGATATGAGCTCTTCCGTAATCTCCTCGTAAACCTTCATGCCCACACTCAATGTTTCCACGAAACGTTCTTCTTCGCCCTTGATTACCCGGACGATATAAGGGTGGTTGTTCCTGACCTCAGGGTATACGTCCTCCATGAGATCTACAACCGTCTTTGTCAGGTCATAGAGAAACTCTTTTCCGATGCCGATCTTCTTTCCATACCGTAAGGCCCTTCGGATAATCCTCCGCAAAACATAGCCCCTGCCCTCTTTTGATGGTAATATGCCATCGTTGATGATGAATGTAGCCCCCCTGGCATGGTCGGCTATAACCCGCATCGCTACATCAACCTTCTCGTCCTGTCCATACGTATGTCCCGAGATATCCTCGAGCCGCTTGAGGATAGGAACAAAAAGGTCCGTATCGTAATTCCCGATCTTTCCCTGCAGTATTGATGTAACCCTTTCAAGTCCCATACCGGTGTCGATTGACGGGGAGGGCAGATTCTTCATCTGTCCGTCAGCACTCCTCTCAAATTCCATGAACACGAGGTTCCATATCTCAAGATACCTGTCACAGTCACACCCCACCTTGCAGCCTGGCAGCCTGCAGCCAACGTTCTCGCCGAGGTCATAGAGGATCTCCGAGCAGGGCCCGCAGGGTCCCTCATCACCCATGGACCAGAAATTGTCTTTCTCGCCGAGCCTGACGATCCTGTCTTCCTGTACGCCAGCCTTTTTCCATAGCTCCGCCGCGTCGTTATCGTCCTGATAGATCGTTATCCACATCCTGCTTTTATCAAGGTTGAGTGTCTTTGTAAGAAATTCCCACGCGTAGGCGATGGCCTCTTTCTTAAAGTAATCACCGAAGGAAAAATTTCCCAGCATCTCAAAGAACGTATGGTGTCTCAGTGTCTTGCCGATGTTTTCCAGGTCATTGTGCTTGCCTCCCGCCCTCACACATTTCTGACAGGACGTTGCCCTCTGATAATCCCTCTTTTCATCCCCCAGGAAGAGGTTCTTGAAGGGAACCATCCCCGCATTGACAAAGAGCAGGGTGGGATCCTTTTCCGGCACCAGCGATGCACTCGGTACAA includes:
- the alaS gene encoding alanine--tRNA ligase, whose protein sequence is VPSASLVPEKDPTLLFVNAGMVPFKNLFLGDEKRDYQRATSCQKCVRAGGKHNDLENIGKTLRHHTFFEMLGNFSFGDYFKKEAIAYAWEFLTKTLNLDKSRMWITIYQDDNDAAELWKKAGVQEDRIVRLGEKDNFWSMGDEGPCGPCSEILYDLGENVGCRLPGCKVGCDCDRYLEIWNLVFMEFERSADGQMKNLPSPSIDTGMGLERVTSILQGKIGNYDTDLFVPILKRLEDISGHTYGQDEKVDVAMRVIADHARGATFIINDGILPSKEGRGYVLRRIIRRALRYGKKIGIGKEFLYDLTKTVVDLMEDVYPEVRNNHPYIVRVIKGEEERFVETLSVGMKVYEEITEELISKGIRTIPGDLVYKLYDTHGFPLDITIEIAEEDGLFVDMEGFESASKDQKERSRTASKIKGEEWDDGHLAVLREGISSTFTGYRTLKDSGTVERILVGTDLVNEIREGDEGELFFARTPFYAESGGQIGDGGFVRVTRADHTEGRARILEVTKIKDNLFSHRVKVEKGVINKEDHAELIVDLEKRRGVSRNHTATHLLHYALRKVLGDHVKQSGSMVEQDRLRFDFTHFEGMNDVEVVKVEDIVNEKIMACIDIDTEERSREEAIREGATALFEEKYGEKVRVIRIGDFSMELCGGTHVKNTGEIGSFYIISEGSLASGIRRIEAVTGRAAILYKRKMEKTLKAIAGLSNTEVERVREKVESIVSDLEKRGKEVERLKEEIVSHRVEEALQEVFEKDGTKVVSLFVPNAGAEELRKVTDIIRGKVKSCIAIVGSQEEDKGLIVLAVTKDLQGVYNAGKIVKRISERYGGKGGGGPQIAQGGISGRKVKEALKDLEVIFGS